The Lagopus muta isolate bLagMut1 chromosome 4, bLagMut1 primary, whole genome shotgun sequence genome has a window encoding:
- the RELL1 gene encoding RELT-like protein 1, with protein MAPPATSGIPPIAPSLGPTAVWLGNRSDLGDVQALASHDLPTTTVTTGNNNKPEHLEYVAFVLVPVFFIMGLLGILICHVLKKKGYRCTTEAEEVEEEEKPDEKIEMNETAHENSDTVGQIINYIMKNEANADVLKAMVADSSVFEPESPVSPNTPGSPTSPGSPLSPGAAPLKHSCKGHHLHTVGGVIEKDVCSRCSHKRWHHIKPAHKSKEHRRSRLGEVTVLSVGRFRVTKVEHKSNSKERKSLMSVTGVEGLNGDVPATPVKQEAKEAPATPVKEGTQERRSSE; from the exons ATGGCTCCGCCGGCGACGAGCGGGATCCCGCCGATTGCTCCCTCGCTGGGCCCGACGGCCGTCTGGCTGGGGAACCGCTCCGATCTCG GTGATGTACAGGCCTTGGCAAGCCATGATTTACCGACAACTACTGTGACGACTGGCAATAATAACAAGCCTGAGCACCTGGAGTATGTTGCCTTTGTATTGGTGCCTGTTTTCTTCATCATGGGTCTCTTGGGGATCCTCATCTGTCACGTCCTTAAGAAAAAAGGGTATCGTTGTACAACAGAGGCTGAAGAAgtagaggaagaggagaagccTGATGAAAAAATAG aaatgaatgaaactGCGCATGAGAATAGTGACACTGTAGGACAAATTATTAACTAcattatgaaaaatgaag CAAATGCTGATGTGTTAAAGGCCATGGTAGCAGATAGCAGTGTCTTTGAACCCGAAAG CCCCGTGTCTCCTAACACTCCTGGGAGTCCAACAAGTCCAGGGTCTCCTTTGTCACCTGGTGCTGCTCCACTTAAACACAGCTGCAAAGGCCATCACTTACATACTGTTGGAGGAGTAATAGAGAAAGATGTTTGTTCTCGCTGTAGCCACAAACGGTGGCATCATATAAAACCAGCTCACAAATCCAAAGAGCACAGAAGAAGTCGCCTTGGAGAGGTTACAGTACTTTCTGTGGGAAG GTTTAGAGTCACGAAAGTGGAGCACAAATCTAATTCCAAAGAACGGAAAAGCTTGATGTCTGTTACTGGGGTGGAGGGCCTCAATGGTGACGTGCCTGCCACACCTGTGaaacaggaagcaaaagaaGCACCTGCCACACCTGTGAAAGAGGGGACGCAAGAGAGGAGAAGCTCAGAGTGA